The region AAGCTCGACATCGAGCCGGAGATGGTTGTCCAGGAGTTCGGTTGGGACGAGGACGTCGACGACGACGTCCGCGCCGCGATCGAGGAGCGTTGCGGGAGCGAGCTGCTCGACGAGGACGCCGACGAAGTGGTCGATGTCGTGCTGCTGTGGTGGCGCGACGATGATGGTGACCTGACGGACACGCTCCTCGACGTGATGACACCGCTGGCCGACGAGGGGGTCATCTGGGTGCTGACCCCGAAGACCGGCCGGGACGGCTACGTCGAGCCCAGTGACATCGCCGAGGCCGCTTCGACGTCCAACCTCGCCCAGACGGCCAACGCCGGCGTCGGGGACGCGTGGATGGGCACGAGGCTGGCGTACCGGAAGACCAAGTCCAAGCGCTGAGGTGCGGGCACCGGCGGCGCGGTAAGGCTGTCGGTGCCCACACGGCCCGCATCGGTGTAGGTTCGGCGTGCAAACGCTCATGCCGTACGGAAGGGTGCGCTTATGACGGTCGAGGTCGGTGCGCAGGCACCGGACTTCACGTTGCCGGACTACAACAAGGAGCAGGTCTCCCTGTCCGGTTTCCGGGGCAAGAAGAACGTGCTTCTGGTCTTCTACCCCTTCGCCTTCAGCGGTATCTGCCAGGGCGAGCTGTGCCAGGTCCGCGACGACCTTGGCGACTTCCAGAACGACGACGTGCAGGTGCTCGGCGTGTCCGTCGACTCCCCGTTCGCGCTGAAGGCGTGGGCGGAGCAGGAGGGCTACACCTTCCCGCTGCTGTCGGACTTCTGGCCGCACGGTGAGATCGCCAAGGCCTACGGTGTGTTCAACGAGAAGGCCGGCATGGCCAACCGCGGCACCTTCCTGATCGACAAGGAGGGCGAGGTCCGCTTCGCCGAGGTGAACCAGCCGGGCGAGGCGCGCGACCAGGGCGTGTGGAAGAAGGCCCTGGCCGACCTCTCCGCCTGACGTCGCTGATGTCGCGTGGTGGTCGACCGGTACAGTGTCTCCAGCCGGACCGCGAGGAACGGCTCTGGGGGTCCCGGTCGGTGCGTCGGTCGGCCGCCATCCCGGGCGCATAGCTCAGCGGAAGAGCACTTGCCTTACAAGCAAGGGGTCGTAGGTTCGAACCCTACTGCGCCCACCAGAACTCACTTGACCAGGTGGAACGGCGTTCGCTTCGGGGTTCGCCGCTTCCGCTTTGATGCGGTCGGCGCTGGCGCGCGATTCGCAATCGCGTCCAGCCCGAGAATTGCGCCAGGTCCGTAGCAGTATTCTTCCCGCGGAATTCGCCCCGCGGACTTTTCCGGGCGGTTCATTTCTCTGTCGCGCCGAGTCGCCCTGGCAACCGAACGTGCCGCTGCGGCGTGCGTAAGTGCACATGGCGCAGAGGATGGGGGTTCGGATGGCGGACTGGATGTGGGGCCTAGTCCTGGTGGGCGGGGTCCTGCTGCTCCTCGGCTTCACTGCCTGGCAGGGGCGCGACCGGGACGGTGGTGGTAGCGGTGGCGGTGGGGCGTCGAGCTACTGGGATTCGGGTGGGGGCGGCGGTGGTGGTGCTGACTGATCGCCGGCACCAGCATCGTCGAGGAGTGAGCGGCTTCTCGGCACCCGCCGCTCACGACATCTGAGTTACATCAGCACGACCTGGCGCACTGCTGTTCCGTCGTCCAGTCGATCGAACCCGGCGTTGATCTCGTCGAGCCCGAGCCGGTGGGACAGCAGCGCGTCGACCGGCAAGGCGCCCGACTGGTACATCTGGATGAACCTCGGGACGTCGCGCCGCGGCACGCACGAGCCGAGGTAGCTGCCGCGCAGCGTCCGCTCCTCGGCGACGATGCTGAGCGCGGGCAGGGTCAGGCGGGCCTCGGGATCGGGCAGCCCGACCGTGACGGTGGTGCCGCCGCTGCGGGTCGCGTCGTACGCCTGTTGCAGCACGTGCACCACACCGGTCGTGTCGAGCACCTTCTCCGCGCCGCCGCTTGTGAGCTCGCGGACGCGCTGGACGGCGTCCGGGCCGCCCTCGACGGTGTGGGTGGCACCGAGTTCCGAGGCGAGTTTCCGTTTGTGCTCGACGACGTCCACGGCGACCACTGTGGAGGCTCCGGCCGCCTTCGCCGCGAGCAGCGCGGCAAGGCCCACCCCTCCGAGGCCGAACACCGCCACGCTGTCGCCCGGCCGGATCTGCGCCGAGTACAGGGCGGCGCCGGCCCCGGTCAGGACCGCGCAGCCGAACAGCGCGGCGATCTCGAAAGGCACCTCCGGATCGACCTTCACCGCCGACCGGGACGACACCACGATGTGTTCGGCGAAGGCCGACACGCCGAGGTGGTGGTAGGGTCGCGAGCCGTCCTCCTCGGTGAACCGCATGCCGCCGCCGAGCAGCGCGCCCTTCGTGTTGGCCGCCGCGGCAGGCCCGCACAGCGCGGGGCGGCCCGCCACGCAGCGCTCGCACTCCCCGCACGACGGGACGAACGCGAGCACGACGTGATCGCCGGGCTCGAAGCCGCTGCCCTGTTCGGCCTCTAGGACCTCACCCGCCGCCTCGTGCCCCAGCGCGAGCGGCAGCGGCCGGGGACGCGAACCGTTGATCACCGAGAGGTCCGAGTGGCAGAGCCCGGCCGCCCGCACCCTGACCAGCAACTCGCCCGGACCTGGCGGGTCGAGCTGGAGTGTCGTGACGTCGATCGGCTGGGAGGTCCCGTAGGGCTTCTCAGCTCCGGACTCGCGCAGTACGGCCGCACGCACCTGCATCATCACGCCTCCGATCCGGCGACCGGCGCACACCGGGTCACCTGCCGCTCCACCAACAGCGGAATCACCTCGCCGACCACGATCCGCGTGAAGTGCTCCGTCTCGCAGTGCCGGGCGAAGTCGTCCTCGGTGTCGTACTCCTCGACCAGGACGACGACATCGTCGCTGTCTGTCGCGGCGTGCACGTCGTAGCGACGACACCCGGGCTCGGCCAGCGACGCAGGCACCATCGGTTCCAGCAGTTCGAGCACCCGCGCCCGCTCACCCGGCTTGGTGACGTACCGCGCGACCACGACGAAACCCATGCTCTCCGTTCCCAGCAACCGCAGCCCCGGTGGCTCCGGCTCAGCGACCAGGGTGCGGTGTCGGAGGTAGCGGGCGCCAGGGCTCCCACAGAGGGTCACGCTACGTGTTCGGGTACCACCCGCAAGTGGACACAGGGCATTGCCGATCGAGGTGTTCCGTGTCAGGCGCGACCGCCCACGCGAAGACCTGCTTGCATGGGGGTATGCGTGTTGTTGTCACGGGAGCCGCGGGGTACGTCGGGCGGGCGGTGGTTGGGGAGCTGCTGGGTGCCGGGCATGAGGTGGGGGCGTTGGTGCGGCGGGCGCCGACGGCGGACCTCGGGGAGGTGGAGCTGCACCACGGGGACCTGCTCGATGAGGACGCGGTTGCGGCTGCGGTGCGGGGTGCCGATGCC is a window of Saccharopolyspora erythraea NRRL 2338 DNA encoding:
- a CDS encoding DUF3052 domain-containing protein; translated protein: MVAAGDAGKGDVDVADKLDIEPEMVVQEFGWDEDVDDDVRAAIEERCGSELLDEDADEVVDVVLLWWRDDDGDLTDTLLDVMTPLADEGVIWVLTPKTGRDGYVEPSDIAEAASTSNLAQTANAGVGDAWMGTRLAYRKTKSKR
- a CDS encoding peroxiredoxin, with translation MTVEVGAQAPDFTLPDYNKEQVSLSGFRGKKNVLLVFYPFAFSGICQGELCQVRDDLGDFQNDDVQVLGVSVDSPFALKAWAEQEGYTFPLLSDFWPHGEIAKAYGVFNEKAGMANRGTFLIDKEGEVRFAEVNQPGEARDQGVWKKALADLSA
- a CDS encoding zinc-dependent alcohol dehydrogenase family protein, which encodes MMQVRAAVLRESGAEKPYGTSQPIDVTTLQLDPPGPGELLVRVRAAGLCHSDLSVINGSRPRPLPLALGHEAAGEVLEAEQGSGFEPGDHVVLAFVPSCGECERCVAGRPALCGPAAAANTKGALLGGGMRFTEEDGSRPYHHLGVSAFAEHIVVSSRSAVKVDPEVPFEIAALFGCAVLTGAGAALYSAQIRPGDSVAVFGLGGVGLAALLAAKAAGASTVVAVDVVEHKRKLASELGATHTVEGGPDAVQRVRELTSGGAEKVLDTTGVVHVLQQAYDATRSGGTTVTVGLPDPEARLTLPALSIVAEERTLRGSYLGSCVPRRDVPRFIQMYQSGALPVDALLSHRLGLDEINAGFDRLDDGTAVRQVVLM
- a CDS encoding putative quinol monooxygenase, with the protein product MGFVVVARYVTKPGERARVLELLEPMVPASLAEPGCRRYDVHAATDSDDVVVLVEEYDTEDDFARHCETEHFTRIVVGEVIPLLVERQVTRCAPVAGSEA